In a single window of the Metopolophium dirhodum isolate CAU chromosome 2, ASM1992520v1, whole genome shotgun sequence genome:
- the LOC132938265 gene encoding uncharacterized protein LOC132938265 isoform X2, with the protein MYSDRKSRLPIRSSSSSRSSLVPPSPSLDHVRSLSNPPRTRWSTTTTTKNDNEHIQNNNNNQISDNCSYSKIDYNDGQNNNVLSSKHSISKTQYQYLSPCNVEDNRQANNWSFTQSFYDNKHSVKHSYNNNSHLTMINENQHIDKEKRSMAEDKEEDEAKISPDGCLPTPPGILADKKFNMWHSVGPTNLSSDSSLLQSQTSSLECEKGLSMRSSSQQQLGAKVEIVYNLLSLLENNNSLQSSYQSVSVLLAMSKSPDCCAAMRQTGCVPLLVQIVHDMNADIVVRHNASQALKNIVTFNQDEKQGRRESRVYKLLESMREYCDTPVVVLKQLDISKHPITAIAALMKLSFDSQHRFAMCLLGAIYTVTRLIQVDHEVHGSEPDLESNSECVTLRRYAGMALTNLTFGDATTKTLLCSFKQFLKVLILQLQIQCEDLRQVTASVLRNLSWRADPLSKEILRDVGAVKALMEASMKANKETTMKSFLSALWNFSAHSPENKEEICKVEGAIEFLIKTLSGTSSFKSVTIIENAGGILRNISCVIASHEEYRDILRHHNVLEMLMKQLQSPSLTIVSNACGTIWNLSARNVRDQTTMINLGIIPMLRSLIHSKHKMIATGSSAALNNLMNAMPAYNTDQDLNINLEDISIKSTSAIANNTYLNDFNKEIQTITDSDDLKVTVKPNLTKISQQSYNIIKINNNCMTTETENEKFEPSSIECSEDSIQQIENNISFEEKVKKSSNGYAETSLDEATNYSLLCEDDDNGEKVLTGDTTQTYCTEGTPYNFSNAASYTDLRKCGLDDKNRNESGTGLPEQSMNVPNSGSETPDSAQPKNELKDGKMVTFETPLMFSRSSSIASLGSCEPQEGYIGSSAVSECSRITSGLVTPSEIPDSPTLTVPPSPPCFKNESVFEDSVTIFKEEKMPGKGSECTSLSSLTIDDDLPGIKLQYIQGQNMLPSLNEEKNSMNVLHGKQYETPSIDKTSKSFQLTPDGFLESPSSAFPYLQNKNPGFIPHARSRLPVMVQSISQAVDRCPESSFSQYKISENEGDEIIGFCTEGTPANISTATSHSDLSMITPSEDGSETNVILRQSMKMVGKKRSYQTTGRPVGNLNLQFNQTSAIPTSGNISLPRSLVLDSPSTESHVSNSINSSEIEDPVTVINKRMSTDSIDSEFSLDDSGKCDNRIPRSHSLHDAHTLNSEPMSEDDDDDDDDDNNALLDQCINAGIEKITTLKITDEELPDDEQQELLNQCIATGINNSAISKLQILSVKKRTKKPDSDLTDDQQVELLESCIAAGIRNSKKILKNNSDDLSDNEQVALLNECIEAGMTNLQKIKSKETNSSLEQNEDDLLNNCISQGIKNIERGSTHKKREIPVLNKFKKSFGPKSESEISESTSTITPGDIIDGIIYKRDESDESTWKDDETLTFTTLTSSYLSAGENSKPKFIKLDKGEMGIISSLDFEDTHLDAIKPPSDMDSLLSMTTSVQSNCGFDKKRKTSNDRNDSLGSCMNIENINPPSYMDEVTDFEMENSITSISSIRSEIVDQSIGAQYYTAVDDLTLVDDFPSSEMSSDPNHSSPAQIRRRLTPKQKRNMKKDRYNTYTITSDDSRENSMEPETRSSPLNESDSHSSEDAIKKRSPKEKFQIKRSSEKDRFRTRTLADLDLTNIVQIRPKDNDFTSNFKNDVDESTTSEGTDGYSSDENESNTGVASARIVKPSEVKAVRGKKKSRGSGIPIVARSSPQPSPTTSKSSQSTPTKKQTPLKRQGTFVKEESRIPTPGSTGKKHTSVPNLVKPPTNKQSTTNMRSSGVRNSVSNSSLKSSADQWAGSNSSLPTMAGVAKTNSNTSLNSNISATSSGCSVRTTSGQKKEVTSKIATLWKKIEDNKKKDIHAKDNRVWISSSPNNRV; encoded by the exons atgtattctgATCGAAAATCTAGACTTCCTATTCGTTCCTCCTCATCATCTCGTTCTTCTCTTGTACCTCCATCACCTAGCTTGGATCATGTGAGGTCGCTTTCTAATCCTCCTAGAACTCGCTGgagtactactactactactaagaATGATAATGAACatattcaaaacaataataacaatcaaaTCTCAGACAATTGCAGCTATagtaaaatagattataatgatggtcaaaataataatgtcttaTCAAGCAA ACATTCTATATCTAAAACTCAATATCAATATTTGTCACCATGCAATGTTGAAGACAATAGACAAGCTAATAACTGGTCATTCACACAGTCTTTTTATGACAATAAACATAGTGTTAAACATTCTTACAATAATAACAGTCACCTCACAATGATAAATGAG AATCAACATATAGATAAAGAAAAGAGATCTATGGCTGAAGATAAAGAAGAAGATGAAGCTAAAATATCTCCTGAt ggTTGCTTACCTACACCCCCTGGCATCTTAGctgacaaaaaatttaatatgtgGCACAGCGTAGGACCCACAAACTTGTCTTCGGACTCATCTTTATTACAATCTCAAACATCATCTTTAGAATGTGAAAAAGGTCTATCAATGAGATCCAGCAGCCAACAACAGTTAGGAGCTAAAGTAGAAATTGTTTATAATCTCTTGTCATTACTGGAAAACAACAATTCATTACAATCTTCATATCAGTCAGTCTCAGTTCTTTTAGCTATGAGCAAATCACCTGATTGTTGTGCAGCAATGAGACAAACAG GTTGTGTTCCATTGCTTGTGCAAATTGTCCATGATATGAATGCTGATATTGTAGTTCGTCACAATGCTAGCcaagcattaaaaaatattgtaacttttAATCAAGATGAAAAACAAGGTCGCCGAGAGTCTCGGGTTTACAAGTTATTGGAAAGCATGAGAGAATACTGTGATACACCAGTTGTTGTACTTAAACAACTGGATATTAGCAAACATCCCATTACTGCGATTGCAGCATTAATGAAGTTATCTTTTGATAGTCAACATCGATTTGCGATgtgtttattag gtgCAATCTATACTGTTACTAGACTGATTCAAGTTGATCATGAAGTTCATGGGAGTGAACCAGATTTGGAATCTAATTCAGAATGTGTAACCCTAAGGCGATATGCTGGCATGGCTCTAACTAATTTAACTTTTGGTGATGCTACTACCAAAACACTTTTATGTTCTTTTAAACAATTCCtcaaagttttaatattacagttaCAAATACAGTGCGAAGACCTCAGACag GTCACAGCTAGTGTCTTACGAAATTTATCATGGAGAGCTGATCCACTTAGTAAAGAAATTTTGCGTGATGTAGGTGCAGTTAAAGCATTAATGGAAGCCTCAATGAAAGCAAATAAAGAAACAACAATGAAATCATTTTTGTCTGCTCTTTGGAATTTCTCTGCTCACTCTCCtgaaaataaa gAAGAAATATGCAAAGTTGAAGGAGCTATTGAATTTTTGATCAAAACATTAAGTGGAACAAGTTCTTTTAAATCGGTTACAATAATAGAAAATGCTGGAGGAATATTGAGGAATATTTCATGTGTTATAGCATCTCATGAAGAATATcg TGATATTTTAAGACATCATAATGTACTTGAAATGTTAATGAAACAGCTACAGTCTCCAAGCTTAACAATTGTGAGTAATGCATGTGGGACCATTTGGAATTTATCGGCACGTAATGTTCGTGATCAAACAACAATGATAAATTTGGGAATTATACCTATGTTACGGTCGTTAATTCATTCTAAACATAAGATGATTGCGACTGGATCATCAGCTGCACTTAATAATCTTATGAATGCAATGCCTGCATATAATACCGATCAAG aTCTGAACATAAACCTTGAAGATATTTCAATTAAGAGTACTTCTGCTATTgctaataatacatatttaaatgattttaataaagaGATACAAACTATAACAGATAGTGATGATTTAAAAGTTACTGT gaaaccaaatttGACAAAAATCTCACAGCagtcttacaatattattaaaattaacaataactgTATGACAACTGaaactgaaaatgaaaaatttgaaCCTTCTTCTATAGAATGTTCTGAAGATTCTATTCagcaaatagaaaataatatcagtTTTGAAGAAAAAGTCAAAAAATCTTCCAACGGATATGCCGAGACTTCTCTAGATGAAGCAACTAACTATAGTTTGTTATGTGAAGATGATGATAATGGTGAAAAAGTATTAACCGGCGATACAACACAGACTTATTGTACAGAAGGTACCCCCTACAATTTTTCTAATGCAGCATCATATACAGATTTAAGGAAATGTGGTTTAGATGACAAG aatCGTAATGAATCTGGAACAGGCCTCCCTGAACAAAGTATGAATGTACCCAATTCTGGTAGTGAAACACCAGATAGTGCGCAGCCTAAGAATGAATTAAAAGATG gtaaaATGGTGACTTTTGAAACACCTTTGATGTTCTCAAGGAGTAGCTCTATTGCTTCACTCGGAAGCTGCGAACCACAAGAAGGTTATATTGGTAGTTCTGCTGTTAGTGAGTGCAG tcgCATCACCAGTGGTTTAGTTACACCAAGTGAAATTCCAGATTCACCAACTCTAACAGTTCCACCTAGTCCTCCGTGTTTCAAAA atGAAAGTGTTTTTGAAGACAGTGTGACTatttttaaagaagaaaaaatgcCTGGCAAAGGTTCAGAATGTACTAGTTTAAGTAGCTTGACCATTGATGACGATCTTCCAGGA atcaaattacaatatattcaaGGCCAAAATATGTTACCATCATtgaatgaagaaaaaaattctat gaATGTATTGCATGGTAAGCAATATGAAACTCCATCTATTGATAAAACGTCTAAATCTTTCCAATTAACTCCTGATGGTTTCCTCGAA TCACCCTCTTCCGCTTTTCCGtacttacaaaacaaaaatccaGGATTTATACCTCACGCTAG ATCTAGACTTCCAGTCATGGTGCAAAGCATAAGCCAAGCAGTTGACAGATGTCCAGAATCTAGTTtttcacaatataaaatatctgaaaatgag GGTGATGAGATAATTGGATTCTGTACAGAAGGAACTCCAGCAAACATAAGTACAGCTACTTCACATTCAGATTTATCAATGATTACTCCTTCAGAGGATGGTTCAGAAACCAATGTTATTCTTCGACAATCTATGAAAATG gttGGCAAGAAACGTTCATATCAAACCACGGGTAGACCAGTAGGAAATTTAAATCTTCAGTTTAATCAAACTTCTGCTATACCCACTTCAGGAAACATATCATTGCCCCG atCATTAGTATTGGATTCTCCTTCAACAGAATCACATGTATCAAATTCAATTAATTCTTCTGAAATAGAag ATCCCGTAACAGTTATTAATAAACGAATGTCGACCGATTCCATAGATAGTGAATTTTCATTGGATGACTCTGGTAAATGTGATAACAGAATACCACGATCTCATTCACTACATGATGCCCACACATTAAATAGTGAACCCATGTctgaagatgatgatgatgatgatgatgatgataacaaCGCTTTATTAGATCAATGTATAAATGCCggtattgaaaaaataacaactttaaaaattacTGATGAAGAATTGCCTGATGATGAACAGCAAGAATTATTAAATCAGTGTATAGCTACAGGTATTAATAATTCAGCCATAtccaaattacaaatattgtcAGTTAAAAAAAGAACCAAGAAACCAGATAGTGATCTTACTGATGATCAACAAGTAGAGTTATTAGAATCATGTATAGCTGCTGGAATTAGGAatagcaaaaaaatattgaaaaataatagtgatGATTTGTCTGATAATGAACAAGTAGCTTTGTTAAACGAGTGTATTGAAGCAGGCAtgacaaatttacaaaaaataaaatcaaaagagACAAATAGTTCACTTGAACAAAATGAagatgatttattaaataattgtattagccaaggaataaaaaacattgaaagAGGATCAACTCATAAAAAAAGAGAAATACCAgtgttaaacaaatttaaaaaatcttttgGGCCTAAATCAGAAAGTGAAATTAGTGAGTCTACGAGTACAATTACACCAGGAGATATTATTGATGGAATTATATATAAACGGGATGAAAGTGACGAATCCACATGGAAAGATGATGAAACGTTAACATTTACTACTCTCACAAGCTCTTACTTAAGCGCAGGAGAGAATtctaaaccaaaatttataaaactggATAAAGGAGAAATGg GTATCATATCTTCTTTAGATTTTGAAGACACACATCTGGACGCTATAAAACCTCCTTCAGACATGGATAGTTTGCTATCCATGACAACAAGTGTTCAATCTAATTgtggttttgataaaaaaagaaaaacgtcTAATGATAGAAATGATTCACTGGGAAGTTGTATGAACATAGAGAATATTAACCCTCCATCATACATGGATGAGGTTACTGATTTTGAGATGGAAAACAGTATTACCAGTATATCAAGTATTCGTTCTGAAATAGTTGACCAGTCGATTGGAGCTCAGTATTATACAGCTGTGGACGATTTAACTTTGGTAGATGATTTTCCATCATCTGAAATGTCTTCAGATCCTAATCATTCTAGTCCAGCACAAATTAGACGCCGACTAACACCTAAACAAAAGCGAAACATGAAGAAGgacag gtataatacctatacaataactTCTGACGACAGCAGAGAAAACTCGATGGAGCCTGAAACCAGGTCATCACCTCTGAATGAATCAGACTCTCATTCTTCTGAAGATGCCATAAAAAAAAGGTCACCAAAagaaaaattccaaattaaGAGATCATCTGAAAAAGATAGGTTTCGTACACGCACATTAGCTGATCTAGACCTAACCAATATTGTGCAAATCCGACCAAAAGATAATGACTTCACATCAAACTTTAAAAATGATGTTGATGAAAGTACCACGTCAGAAGGTACTGACGGTTATTCCAGCGATGAGAATGAGTCAAATACTGGGGTTGCTTCAGCTAGAATTGTGAAACCATCAGAAGTGAAGGCTGTTAGAGGTAAGAAAAAATCACGGGGTAGTGGAATACCGATAGTAGCTCGAAGCAGTCCTCAACCATCCCCTACAACCTCTAAAAGTTCACAGTCAACACCTACGAAAAAACAGACTCCCCTGAAAAGACAAGGTACGTTTGTAAAAGAAGAATCTCGTATACCTACTCCGGGATCTACTGGCAAGAAACATACTAGTGTACCAAATCTGGTTAAGCCACCGACCAATAAACAGTCTACTACAAATATGCGTTCTAGTGGTGTTCGTAATTCAGTTAGTAATAGTAGTTTAAAAAGTAGTGCTGATCAATGGGCTGGTAGCAATAGTAGTCTTCCGACCATGGCTGGAGTGGCTAAGACAAATAGCAATACTAGTTTAAATTCGAACATATCAGCAACAAGTTCGGGGTGCTCAGTTAGGACAACATCTGGTCAAAAGAAAGAAGTCACTAGTAAAATAGCAACTTTATGGAAGAAAATTGAAGATAATAAGAAGAAGGACATTCATGCAAAAGATAATCGTGTGTGGATCAGTTCAAGTCCTAACAATCGAGTTTAA